A window of the Brassica napus cultivar Da-Ae chromosome C5, Da-Ae, whole genome shotgun sequence genome harbors these coding sequences:
- the LOC106400070 gene encoding uncharacterized protein LOC106400070, whose protein sequence is MHIYTTCGVWEFGATTGWVFTADERGARLLLLESTSTLEDFKRMVLEDFDMEEDSLPDLELSYLPNELINTSTCPPVIIANDRQLQNFVCFVQKCVSTRLCVTSKAKVENLNEPDFDLNKSPADSTTAQEEGNSVDRGNEPAPVFVERQCEEKKEKIRRVEVDEDAYHADTMISAKEDVHKMSKFSVLNVVKKGQLFENKTLLKATFEICAMKHNFHYEVIKTDRQLWYVRCEDNACNWCVRAECLQDSEYFIIKKYVGEHTCAPSNKTKPGRTASAKTIGSLIMHRYEGVKEGPKCNDIIQIMLMDHGCEITKSLAWDAREYAVNAVRGIPERSYGKIPKYLHMLREANPGTHSSYEIDSKGRFRYLFIAFGQSLRGFNRVIRRVIVVDGTFLKNKYKGVLLVATAVDGNSNLYPLAFGVVDSENENSWEWFMRQLNSVIADDHHLAFISDRHAAIAKALETVYPTAKHGICIHHLLNNVVTYYHGKGLVGLVAKASKVYRVAEFEKIFANVCNISPAIGKYLRDAEVQKWARCQFSGYRYDIRTTNPAESINSALRSPREYPIIPLLDSIREMLTRWFYNRKKKISKHNHPLTEDVEKKIERRTEKGKRFAVYPVSDGRLLVRGDKIDCLVDLDRRTCSCGKYNLMKIPCRHAIKAGFHVGRQPHTLTDLFYTTEAWREAYHESINPIAVPEDAWSMPEDVVVDNVLPPESRKSVGRNRKRRYETVEDKLRSSQTSQKRQLRKCSRCGISGHNRATCKIPI, encoded by the coding sequence atgcatatctatacaACATGTGGTGTTTGGGAGTTTGGAGCAACCACGGGATGGGTTTTTACGGCTGATGAGAGAGGGGCTAGGCTACTGTTATTGGAATCAACTTCTACCTTAGAGGATTTTAAAAGAATGGTTTTGGAAGattttgatatggaagaagatagcTTACCCGATTTGGAGTTGAGTTATCTACCTAATGAGTTGATCAATACATCAACTTGTCCGcctgtgatcattgcaaatgATCGACAGCTTcagaattttgtttgttttgttcaaaAGTGTGTTTCTACTCGATTGTGTGTAACATCTAAAGCCAAAGTTGAGAATCTGAATGAACCAGACTTTGATCTTAACAAGTCGCCAGCTGATTCAACTACTGCTCAAGAGGAGGGAAACTCGGTTGATAGGGGGAATGAACCAGCTCCTGTGTTTGTTGAGAGGCAGTGcgaggaaaagaaagaaaagattagaAGAGTCGAAGTTGATGAGGATGCCTATCATGCCGATACCATGATCTCGGCCAAAGAGGACGTACATAAGATGTCAAAGTTTTCTGTGCTCAATGTTGTTAAGAAGGGACAATTGTTTGAGAACAAAACTTTGCTGAAGGCGACTTTTGAGATATGTGCAATGAAGCATAACTTTCACTATGAGGTTATCAAAACGGATAGACAACTTTGGTACGTTAGATGTGAGGATAATGCATGCAATTGGTGTGTTCGAGCAGAGTGTTTGCAGGATTCTGAATATTTCATTATCAAAAAGTATGTCGGTgaacatacatgtgcaccttcaaacaaaaccaaaccgggTAGGACTGCTTCGGCCAAAACTATAGGCAGTCTGATTATGCATAGGTATGAAGGGGTTAAGGAAGGGCCGAAATGCAATGATATAATACAGATTATGCTTATGGATCATGGCTGTGAGATCACGAAATCTTTAGCATGGGATGCTCGTGAATATGCGGTTAATGCTGTTAGAGGTATACCAGAGAGAAGTTATGGAAAAATACCGAAATACTTGCACATGCTCAGAGAGGCTAATCCGGGAACACATTCATCGTATGAGATTGACAGCAAAGGGAGATTTCGGTACCTGTTTATTGCATTTGGGCAATCGCTACGAGGATTTAACAGAGTCATAAGGAGGGTTATTGTGGTTGATGGCACTTTTCTGAAGAACAAATACAAAGGAGTTCTATTGGTTGCAACTGCTGTAGACGGAAATTCTAATTTGTATCCTCTTGCATTCGGAGTAGTCGACTCAGAGAATGAAaattcttgggaatggtttatgaGACAACTAAATAGTGTCATTGCTGATGATCATCATTTGGCTTTCATTTCGGATAGACATGCGGCCATTGCTAAGGCGCTTGAGACTGTGTATCCAACAGCTAAACATGGTATTTGCATTCAtcatttgttgaataatgtgGTAACATATTACCATGGGAAAGGACTTGTTGGGTTGGTTGCAAAGGCGTCCAAGGTTTATAGAGTTGCTGAGTTTGAAAAGATATTTGCTAATGTGTGTAATATCAGTCCGGCAATTGGAAAATACCTAAGGGATGCTGAAGTCCAAAAGTGGGCAAGATGTCAATTCTCTGGATATAGATATGACATAAGGACAACAAACCCTGCCGAATCCATCAACTCTGCTTTGCGTTCGCCGAGAGAGTATCCAATCATTCCCTTGTTGGACAGTATCAGAGAAATGCTGACTCGGTGGTTTTATAACCGTAAGAAAAAGATTTCAAAGCATAATCATCCTCTTACCGAAGATGTGGAGAAAAAGATTGAAAGGAGAACCGAGAAAGGCAAAAGATTTGCAGTTTACCCTGTCAGCGATGGTCGCTTGCTTGTTAGAGGTGATAAAATCGACTGCTTAGTTGATTTGGATAGACGTACTTGCTCATGTGGGAAGTACAACCTGATGAAGATACCTTGTCGGCACGCAATTAAAGCTGGGTTTCATGTTGGCAGACAGCCACACACATTAACTGATTTATTTTACACTACAGAAGCTTGGCGAGAAGCTTATCATGAAAGCATCAATCCTATTGCTGTTCCTGAGGATGCTTGGTCCATGCCAGAAGATGTTGTCGTGGACAATGTGCTACCACCAGAGTCAAGAAAATCAGTTGGAAGGAATAGAAAACGGAGATATGAAACTGTTGAAGATAAACTTCGGTCATCGCAAACATCACAAAAGAGGCAGCTTCGCAAGTGTAGTAGATGTGGTATTAGTGGGCACAACAGAGCAACTTGTAAAATACCAATATAG
- the LOC106400619 gene encoding WAT1-related protein At1g25270-like isoform X2 yields MVRLGIKVQYRSCGRIEDMLKEVKAISIMLVVQFIFAGMYILFKLTVDDGTNLRILVAYRLSFATISMLPLALIIQRDKRPEFTWRLLFLAFLSGMLGAAIPNFLYLPGLALTSATFSTAASILGPLITLVLSVAFRIETLRLGTNEGRAKLVGTLLGAGGALVFVFYKGVLMVFGCNVSFSLWLILQAKIGDQLGGSYWNVSLMNAMGSLVCMIVALCSERNWKQWRLGWNISLLATVYSGVVVSGMVIPLIAWCIKTKGPLYVTMFSPIRLVIVALAGSFALEETLHLGSIIGAMIMVGGVYLVIWCKMKEAKSASTALDLIETNKNIKEVNLGNLSAVNNRDVP; encoded by the exons ATGGTTAGACTGGGTATCAAAGTACAATATAGAAGTTGTGGGCGAATTGAAGATATGTTGAAAGAAGTTAAAGCTATAAGTATAATGCTGGTGGTCCAGTTTATTTTCGCAGGAATGTACATTTTGTTTAAGCTAACGGTCGATGATGGTACAAATCTCAGAATCCTCGTGGCTTATCGTCTCTCCTTCGCCACCATTTCCATGCTTCCCCTCGCCCTCATCATCCAGAG GGATAAGCGGCCAGAATTTACATGGAGACTGCTCTTTCTAGCCTTTCTTTCGGGGATGCTTGG AGCGGCGATACCAAATTTTCTCTATTTGCCAGGACTTGCTCTTACATCAGCTACCTTTTCGACTGCGGCCAGTATCCTTGGTCCGTTGATCACCTTGGTATTGTCAGTCGCTTTTAG GATAGAGACTCTTCGGCTGGGAACGAACGAAGGGAGGGCTAAGCTTGTGGGGACGTTGCTTGGTGCCGGTGGGGCTCTCGTATTTGTATTCTATAAAG GAGTTCTTATGGTTTTTGGATGTAACGTTTCCTTCTCACTTTGGTTAATATTGCAG gCAAAAATAGGCGATCAACTTGGAGGAAGTTATTGGAACGTAAGTCTGATGAATGCGATGGGAAGCTTGGTTTGCATGATTGTTGCTCTCTGTTCAGAACGTAACTGGAAACAATGGCGATTAGGATGGAACATCAGCCTTCTTGCTACGGTTTATTCG GGAGTTGTGGTCTCAGGAATGGTCATACCTCTTATTGCTTggtgcattaaaacaaaaggaCCGTTATATGTTACAATGTTTAGCCCTATAAGGCTTGTGATCGTAGCCCTCGCCGGATCATTTGCTTTAGAGGAAACGCTTCATTTGGGAAG TATAATTGGTGCTATGATAATGGTGGGAGGTGTATACCTAGTTATATGGTGTAAAATGAAGGAAGCCAAGAGTGCCTCTACTGCATTGGACCTCATTGAAACAAACAAGAATATCAAAGAAGTGAACCTTGGCAATCTCTCAGCAGTAAATAATAGAGATGTCCCGTGA
- the LOC106398800 gene encoding uncharacterized protein LOC106398800, translated as MALANGMKPVILMLVVQMALAGVNIFFKLAISSAVSVPVLLAYRFLLSTAVMVPLAFFFNRQCDINLLPGSSTGHVTFLASNHRVLGACLALISCFSYAIWIIIQAKMSETFQCHYASTGLMSLMAFFQSTIYALYVERDWTQ; from the exons ATGGCTCTGGCAAATGGGATGAAGCCGGTGATACTGATGTTGGTGGTTCAGATGGCTCTAGCCGGAGTGAACATCTTCTTCAAGCTGGCCATAAGCAGTGCCGTGAGCGTACCTGTCCTCCTCGCTTACCGCTTCCTCCTATCCACAGCTGTTATGGTTCCTCTTGCTTTCTTCTTCAACCGGCAA TGTGACATTAACCTTCTTCCCGGTAGTAGCACCGGCCACGTGACTTTTCTGGCGTCCAATCACCGTGTGTTGGGAGCCTGTTTGGCCCTTATTAGCTGCTTCTCTTATGCTATATGGATCATTATACAG GCAAAGATGAGTGAAACATTTCAATGCCATTACGCGAGTACAGGATTGATGAGCTTAATGGCTTTCTTCCAATCGACTATATATGCATTGTATGTGGAGAGGGATTGGACACAATGA
- the LOC106400619 gene encoding WAT1-related protein At1g25270-like isoform X1 — translation MVRLGIKVQYRSCGRIEDMLKEVKAISIMLVVQFIFAGMYILFKLTVDDGTNLRILVAYRLSFATISMLPLALIIQRDKRPEFTWRLLFLAFLSGMLGAAIPNFLYLPGLALTSATFSTAASILGPLITLVLSVAFRIETLRLGTNEGRAKLVGTLLGAGGALVFVFYKGVEIHIWSTHVDLLKNSNTGQSSGQATENHHISIPGVLMVFGCNVSFSLWLILQAKIGDQLGGSYWNVSLMNAMGSLVCMIVALCSERNWKQWRLGWNISLLATVYSGVVVSGMVIPLIAWCIKTKGPLYVTMFSPIRLVIVALAGSFALEETLHLGSIIGAMIMVGGVYLVIWCKMKEAKSASTALDLIETNKNIKEVNLGNLSAVNNRDVP, via the exons ATGGTTAGACTGGGTATCAAAGTACAATATAGAAGTTGTGGGCGAATTGAAGATATGTTGAAAGAAGTTAAAGCTATAAGTATAATGCTGGTGGTCCAGTTTATTTTCGCAGGAATGTACATTTTGTTTAAGCTAACGGTCGATGATGGTACAAATCTCAGAATCCTCGTGGCTTATCGTCTCTCCTTCGCCACCATTTCCATGCTTCCCCTCGCCCTCATCATCCAGAG GGATAAGCGGCCAGAATTTACATGGAGACTGCTCTTTCTAGCCTTTCTTTCGGGGATGCTTGG AGCGGCGATACCAAATTTTCTCTATTTGCCAGGACTTGCTCTTACATCAGCTACCTTTTCGACTGCGGCCAGTATCCTTGGTCCGTTGATCACCTTGGTATTGTCAGTCGCTTTTAG GATAGAGACTCTTCGGCTGGGAACGAACGAAGGGAGGGCTAAGCTTGTGGGGACGTTGCTTGGTGCCGGTGGGGCTCTCGTATTTGTATTCTATAAAGGTGTTGAGATTCATATCTGGTCAACACACGTTGACTTACTTAAAAACTCGAACACTGGTCAATCTTCTGGCCAAGCCACTGAGAACCACCACATCTCAATTCCAGGAGTTCTTATGGTTTTTGGATGTAACGTTTCCTTCTCACTTTGGTTAATATTGCAG gCAAAAATAGGCGATCAACTTGGAGGAAGTTATTGGAACGTAAGTCTGATGAATGCGATGGGAAGCTTGGTTTGCATGATTGTTGCTCTCTGTTCAGAACGTAACTGGAAACAATGGCGATTAGGATGGAACATCAGCCTTCTTGCTACGGTTTATTCG GGAGTTGTGGTCTCAGGAATGGTCATACCTCTTATTGCTTggtgcattaaaacaaaaggaCCGTTATATGTTACAATGTTTAGCCCTATAAGGCTTGTGATCGTAGCCCTCGCCGGATCATTTGCTTTAGAGGAAACGCTTCATTTGGGAAG TATAATTGGTGCTATGATAATGGTGGGAGGTGTATACCTAGTTATATGGTGTAAAATGAAGGAAGCCAAGAGTGCCTCTACTGCATTGGACCTCATTGAAACAAACAAGAATATCAAAGAAGTGAACCTTGGCAATCTCTCAGCAGTAAATAATAGAGATGTCCCGTGA